The genome window GTGATCCTCCCTCGCGCGGCACCTCAATTGGATCGTCGCCACTAGCCGGGTCTCCTACGGCGTCCTCAGCGTGCAGGCTGCCAAAAGTGTGGAAGGCCGATAAGAGAACTCCCTTTTGCCGCGCCACTGAGGATTTCCTCGGCTCTCGACATCGCGGCGAAAGGGTCGGCGAAGAGCTCAGCCCGTAGATGAGCCGCGACCTTAGGATAGTGAAAGATGACTTGCCACGGCTGCCACTCAGTCGAGAAGACCGTCGCCTTCAACTCGCCCGCCGCAGGTAGAGCGGCTCGCATTCGGCCGCGGCGTATCCCACCCAGAACGCCAGGACCGATCGCTTGATGTCGAGACCCTGCGCGGCCAGCATCTGGGACTGCCGGTAGAGCGGCAGATGCCAGGCGTATTTGGCGACCATGACCGAGGCCACCATCGCCTCGGTCGGCAACCCGCCCATGATCAGCCGCTCGGGCGCCGGCGCCTGCACAACCGCCTGTTCGCAGGCCCGGCAGGCGTATTTGGGACGGTGCGTCACGACCGCCCGGAACTGCGCCGGGATGACGTCGAGCCGTTCGGAGGTTTCCTCGCCGATCACATGCATGGAAGAACGGCAGCACGGGCAATTCCTGTCCTCGGGTTCGATCGTCACATGCACGCGCTGCAGATGGGCGGGAAGCGCGCCGCGATGGGCGCGACGCTTCTCGGCGCGAGCGCGAGCGTGCGCCTCATTCTGCTTGTCGTCGGCGGCCTCGCTCGCGGCGATGGCTTGCTCGACATCCTCAAACGCCAGGGCGAGCTGATCCGGATCGAGCTTCTCGGAGTGGCGGCCAAATTGCATGCGCTGCAATTTGCGCAGGAGATGCAGCAGGCGATCGTTCCGCGACATCGCCTCGTCGCGCGCCGCAACCGCGGCGTCGCGCTCGGCGAGCGCGACCGCAAGCCGCGCCTGCAACTCGGCGATCTCGGTCGGCGGCTGATTCGCGCTCTCGCTCACGGCCAAGAGAGAACCAGATTTGCGCGCGGTCGTGGCCAACAAACAGCAGGCTGAGTCAATTGGTCACAGGCCTCATGACGCTGCTTCCGGACGCGGCACGTCGCGCGCGTGAAGGCGCGACCAGTCCAACCCGTCGACGAGCGCGGCGAGCTGCGAAGACGACAGACGCATCACGCCGTCGCTGATCGGCGGCCAGCGAAACGCGTTTTGCTCGAGCCGTTTCCAGAACAGCACCAGCCCGGTGCCGTCCCAGGTCAAAATCTTCAGCCGGTCCGCGCGCTTCGAGCGAAAGACGATGATCACGCCCGAGAACGGATCGCGTTGAAGCTCTTCACGCGCCAGGGCGGCGAGGCTGTCGGCGCCACGCCGGAAGTCCACCGGCTTCGTCGCGACCAGAACCCGCACGCCGGCCGGAACCGCGATCATCTCGCCGCCTTCACGACGCGCAACACCGTCGCCAGCGTCGCCGCGTCGATGCCCGGCGCGACGCGGACCGTGGCGGCGCCGATCAGGATCTCGATCGCCGTCGTCCCGCCACTCGGATCCGGCTCAATCGGGGCCTCCGATCTTCGACGGACTTCCTCGACAACGACAGGGGCGAAGGCCTGTCCGCGCGCAGCCGCCTCGTCGATTGCGGCTCGTCGCCTCGCCCGCCGTTGCGCCTCGCGCCGCCAACCAAAGAGCTGTTGAGGCGTCAGCCCATGGCGTCGCGCAACAGCGGAAACCTTCTCCCCGCTCTCGTAGCTTTCGGCGAGAATCTCCGCCTTTTGCGCCGGGGTCCACGTTCGGCGTCGACCGGAGCCGGTAAATACCTCCAGCCGGCGCACCGGCTCCGGCTTGGATTTGGGCAATAGCTCAGTGTCCGACACGTGTCCAACCCGATCGACTCAGTTGGGCACGACATTCGCCGATCTGCGCTCGGCCTTGAAGGTGCAGTCTAAAGACCGCTTACGATGATCGCAGGCGGAAACTGATGGCGGGCAAACGAGATCGTCATGC of Candidatus Binataceae bacterium contains these proteins:
- a CDS encoding transposase; the encoded protein is MPKSKPEPVRRLEVFTGSGRRRTWTPAQKAEILAESYESGEKVSAVARRHGLTPQQLFGWRREAQRRARRRAAIDEAAARGQAFAPVVVEEVRRRSEAPIEPDPSGGTTAIEILIGAATVRVAPGIDAATLATVLRVVKAAR
- the tnpB gene encoding IS66 family insertion sequence element accessory protein TnpB (TnpB, as the term is used for proteins encoded by IS66 family insertion elements, is considered an accessory protein, since TnpC, encoded by a neighboring gene, is a DDE family transposase.), with the protein product MIAVPAGVRVLVATKPVDFRRGADSLAALAREELQRDPFSGVIIVFRSKRADRLKILTWDGTGLVLFWKRLEQNAFRWPPISDGVMRLSSSQLAALVDGLDWSRLHARDVPRPEAAS